The following proteins are encoded in a genomic region of Musa acuminata AAA Group cultivar baxijiao chromosome BXJ2-11, Cavendish_Baxijiao_AAA, whole genome shotgun sequence:
- the LOC135626247 gene encoding mitogen-activated protein kinase kinase kinase 1-like isoform X1 has product MVFSNHKNYGSRGAMGSRHRQQQGTGSRPRLERCNAVKNIDYEAPAARASWSACSTASEEPRDLRGTRSLDLWPATCARQTSFRIDGSIEGEVEILCHSLGLSGPEDFAISVDDWERRKVRSSFDILPRSRILQMDTPTHEDPSLASNSVPSRPSLVSEEEHISQKIAEEEDCLLLDGSNPGIRVTDSEPVELPCTLPRSRGGDEGIRGVRPPVLLPPPPMSNFEPPPSRPTNDNPLRTLKPPPSMSVPAIDKMSSTWDIIKSFAPERGVLEVGRRESVDSVENEDKEGVFEADEVTEEELRELWLGDTAEDFNGISSYSTMNDDDSSSTTTEPMFMISPNGRFKRRIKSWMRGVLLGSGSYGMVYEGISDEGVFFAVKEVSLLDQGSNAEQCILQLEQEIALLSQFQHENIVQYYGTDKEDSKLYIFLELITQGSLASLYHKYHLRDSQVSAYTRQILNGLNYLHERNVVHRDIKCANILVHANGSVKLADFGLAKEMTKFNMLKSCKGSVYWMAPEVVNPRRTYGPAADIWSLGCTVLEMLTRQIPYPNLEWTQALFKIGRGEQPPIPDHLSGDARDFISKCVRVNPNDRPTASQLLEHSFVRGSLRASSGSNLSLFNNKR; this is encoded by the exons ATGGTCTTCTCCAACCATAAGAACTACGGCTCTCGTGGCGCGATGGGCTCCCGGCACCGGCAGCAGCAGGGGACGGGGTCGCGGCCGAGGTTGGAGCGATGCAACGCGGTCAAGAACATCGATTACGAGGCGCCGGCAGCGCGGGCGTCGTGGTCCGCGTGCTCCACCGCCTCCGAGGAACCCCGCGACCTACGCGGCACCCGGTCGCTGGACCTCTGGCCGGCCACGTGCGCTCGTCAGACGAGCTTCCGGATCGACGGCAGTATCGAGGGCGAGGTCGAAATCTTGTGCCATAGCCTCGGCCTCAGTGGCCCCGAGGATTTCGCCATTTCTGTCGACGACTGGGAGAGGCGCAAGGTGCGATCGTCCTTCGACATCCTCCCCAGGTCCAGAATCCTGCAGATGGACACCCCGACCCACGAAGATCCCAGTTTGGCGTCCAATTCTGTGCCTTCTCGGCCCTCGTTGGTATCTGAAGAAGAGCACATAAGCCAAAAGATCGCGGAGGAGGAAGATTGCCTGCTCCTTGATGGCTCGAACCCTGGAATAAGGGTTACAGACTCTGAACCTGTCGAGCTTCCATGTACTCTTCCGAGGTCCAGAGGAGGAGATGAAGGAATTCGAGGTGTCCGGCCACCGGTCCTTCTTCCTCCACCGCCTATGTCAAACTTTGAACCTCCTCCGTCGAGACCTACAAATGACAATCCACTACGAACTCTTAAGCCGCCTCCATCGATGTCAGTTCCAGCCATTGACAAGATGAGCTCGACTTGGGATATTATCAAATCATTTGCTCCAGAGAGAGGTGTACTTGAGGTAGGTAGGAGGGAATCCGTGGATTCTGTGGAGAACGAAGACAAGGAGGGGGTCTTTGAGGCAGATGAAGTCACTGAGGAGGAGTTGAGGGAGCTGTGGTTGGGGGACACTGCTGAGGACTTCAATGGAATATCTTCTTACTCAACGATGAACGATGATGATTCATCCAGTACGACTACTGAACCGATGTTCATGATTTCGCCAAATGGTAGGTTCAAGAGGAGGATAAAATCATGGATGCGTGGTGTGCTCCTGGGGAGTGGTTCATATGGAATGGTGTATGAAGGAATCAGCGA CGAGGGTGTATTTTTTGCTGTTAAAGAAGTATCTTTGCTTGATCAAGGGAGCAATGCTGAACAATGTATTCTTCAACTTGAGCAG GAGATCGCACTTTTAAGTCAGTTCCAACACGAAAACATAGTTCAGTATTATGGGACAGACAAG GAGGATTCAAAACTATATATCTTTCTTGAACTTATCACGCAAGGTTCCCTTGCATCTTTATATCACAAGTATCACTTACGAGATTCCCAAGTTTCTGCATACACCAGGCAAATTCTAAATGGCTTAAACTACCTTCATGAGCGAAATGTGGTACACAG AGATATCAAATGTGCAAATATATTGGTTCATGCAAATGGCTCTGTAAAACTTGCGGATTTTGGATTGGCAAAGGAG ATGACCAAATTCAACATGCTGAAATCTTGCAAAGGAAGTGTATATTGGATGGCTCCAGAG GTTGTTAATCCTAGAAGAACATACGGACCAGCTGCTGATATATGGAGCCTTGGGTGCACTGTTTTGGAGATGTTGACTCGCCAGATACCTTATCCTAACCTTGAGTGG ACACAAGCTTTGTTTAAAATTGGCCGTGGCGAACAGCCTCCTATTCCAGACCACTTGTCTGGAGATGCACGTGATTTCATCAGCAAGTGTGTAAGAGTGAACCCCAACGATCGACCCACTGCTTCACAACTGCTTGAGCATTCATTTGTCAGGGGTTCGTTGAGAGCTTCTTCAGGATCTAATTTATCTTTGTTTAATAACAAGAGATGA
- the LOC135627374 gene encoding uncharacterized protein LOC135627374, whose protein sequence is MTTPVDHHRRYSPLDDRRHRRYMGPPISTSSSAASFKGCCCCLFLLLTFLALLAVAVALVVVLVLKPKKPQFDLQQVAVQYLLIDSTTAALGGAQPPAAYLSLNITLLFIANNPNRVGIRYEAAALEMMYGGVPLGVATVPGFEQPAESRRLVQTRVVVDRFNVLQADALDLVRDVALNDRVDLRLTGDVAAKILVLGLSSPRVQVSVDCAIVISPRKQSLIYQQCGVD, encoded by the exons ATGACGACCCCAGTCGACCACCACCGGCGATATTCTCCGCTCGACGACCGCCGGCACCGCCGTTACATGGGCCCGCCCATATCCACCTCCTCCTCGGCCGCCTCCTTCaagggctgctgctgctgcctgttcctcctccttaccttcctcgccctcctcgccgtcgccgtcgccctcgtcgtcgtcctcgtccTCAAGCCCAAGAAGCCTCAGTTCGATCTTCAGCAGGTGGCCGTGCAGTACCTACTCATCGACTCCACCACCGCCGCCCTCGGCGGGGCCCAGCCACCGGCAGCGTATCTGTCGCTCAACATCACGCTGCTGTTCATAGCGAACAACCCGAACAGGGTGGGGATCCGGTACGAGGCGGCGGCGCTGGAGATGATGTACGGCGGGGTGCCTCTGGGGGTGGCGACAGTGCCGGGGTTCGAGCAGCCGGCGGAGAGTCGCCGCCTTGTCCAGACCCGCGTCGTTGTCGACCGCTTCAACGTGCTCCAGGCCGACGCCCTCGATCTCGTCCGCGACGTCGCCCTCAACGACCGCGTCGACCTCCGCCTCACCGGCGACGTCGCCGCCAAGATCCTCGTCCTCGGCCTCTCCTCCCCCAGAGTTCAG GTGTCGGTGGATTGTGCAATCGTGATCAGCCCCAGGAAGCAATCGCTCATCTACCAGCAATGTGGAGTCGACTGA
- the LOC135626247 gene encoding mitogen-activated protein kinase kinase kinase 1-like isoform X2: MVFSNHKNYGSRGAMGSRHRQQQGTGSRPRLERCNAVKNIDYEAPAARASWSACSTASEEPRDLRGTRSLDLWPATCARQTSFRIDGSIEGEVEILCHSLGLSGPEDFAISVDDWERRKVRSSFDILPRSRILQMDTPTHEDPSLASNSVPSRPSLVSEEEHISQKIAEEEDCLLLDGSNPGIRVTDSEPVELPCTLPRSRGGDEGIRGVRPPVLLPPPPMSNFEPPPSRPTNDNPLRTLKPPPSMSVPAIDKMSSTWDIIKSFAPERGVLEVGRRESVDSVENEDKEGVFEADEVTEEELRELWLGDTAEDFNGISSYSTMNDDDSSSTTTEPMFMISPNGRFKRRIKSWMRGVLLGSGSYGMVYEGISDEGVFFAVKEVSLLDQGSNAEQCILQLEQEIALLSQFQHENIVQYYGTDKEDSKLYIFLELITQGSLASLYHKYHLRDSQVSAYTRQILNGLNYLHERNVVHRDIKCANILVHANGSVKLADFGLAKEMTKFNMLKSCKGSVYWMAPEVVNPRRTYGPAADIWSLGCTVLEMLTRQIPYPNLEWTQALFKIGRGEQPPIPDHLSGDARDFISKCVRVNPNDRPTASQLLEHSFVRDLQRYAANMH, encoded by the exons ATGGTCTTCTCCAACCATAAGAACTACGGCTCTCGTGGCGCGATGGGCTCCCGGCACCGGCAGCAGCAGGGGACGGGGTCGCGGCCGAGGTTGGAGCGATGCAACGCGGTCAAGAACATCGATTACGAGGCGCCGGCAGCGCGGGCGTCGTGGTCCGCGTGCTCCACCGCCTCCGAGGAACCCCGCGACCTACGCGGCACCCGGTCGCTGGACCTCTGGCCGGCCACGTGCGCTCGTCAGACGAGCTTCCGGATCGACGGCAGTATCGAGGGCGAGGTCGAAATCTTGTGCCATAGCCTCGGCCTCAGTGGCCCCGAGGATTTCGCCATTTCTGTCGACGACTGGGAGAGGCGCAAGGTGCGATCGTCCTTCGACATCCTCCCCAGGTCCAGAATCCTGCAGATGGACACCCCGACCCACGAAGATCCCAGTTTGGCGTCCAATTCTGTGCCTTCTCGGCCCTCGTTGGTATCTGAAGAAGAGCACATAAGCCAAAAGATCGCGGAGGAGGAAGATTGCCTGCTCCTTGATGGCTCGAACCCTGGAATAAGGGTTACAGACTCTGAACCTGTCGAGCTTCCATGTACTCTTCCGAGGTCCAGAGGAGGAGATGAAGGAATTCGAGGTGTCCGGCCACCGGTCCTTCTTCCTCCACCGCCTATGTCAAACTTTGAACCTCCTCCGTCGAGACCTACAAATGACAATCCACTACGAACTCTTAAGCCGCCTCCATCGATGTCAGTTCCAGCCATTGACAAGATGAGCTCGACTTGGGATATTATCAAATCATTTGCTCCAGAGAGAGGTGTACTTGAGGTAGGTAGGAGGGAATCCGTGGATTCTGTGGAGAACGAAGACAAGGAGGGGGTCTTTGAGGCAGATGAAGTCACTGAGGAGGAGTTGAGGGAGCTGTGGTTGGGGGACACTGCTGAGGACTTCAATGGAATATCTTCTTACTCAACGATGAACGATGATGATTCATCCAGTACGACTACTGAACCGATGTTCATGATTTCGCCAAATGGTAGGTTCAAGAGGAGGATAAAATCATGGATGCGTGGTGTGCTCCTGGGGAGTGGTTCATATGGAATGGTGTATGAAGGAATCAGCGA CGAGGGTGTATTTTTTGCTGTTAAAGAAGTATCTTTGCTTGATCAAGGGAGCAATGCTGAACAATGTATTCTTCAACTTGAGCAG GAGATCGCACTTTTAAGTCAGTTCCAACACGAAAACATAGTTCAGTATTATGGGACAGACAAG GAGGATTCAAAACTATATATCTTTCTTGAACTTATCACGCAAGGTTCCCTTGCATCTTTATATCACAAGTATCACTTACGAGATTCCCAAGTTTCTGCATACACCAGGCAAATTCTAAATGGCTTAAACTACCTTCATGAGCGAAATGTGGTACACAG AGATATCAAATGTGCAAATATATTGGTTCATGCAAATGGCTCTGTAAAACTTGCGGATTTTGGATTGGCAAAGGAG ATGACCAAATTCAACATGCTGAAATCTTGCAAAGGAAGTGTATATTGGATGGCTCCAGAG GTTGTTAATCCTAGAAGAACATACGGACCAGCTGCTGATATATGGAGCCTTGGGTGCACTGTTTTGGAGATGTTGACTCGCCAGATACCTTATCCTAACCTTGAGTGG ACACAAGCTTTGTTTAAAATTGGCCGTGGCGAACAGCCTCCTATTCCAGACCACTTGTCTGGAGATGCACGTGATTTCATCAGCAAGTGTGTAAGAGTGAACCCCAACGATCGACCCACTGCTTCACAACTGCTTGAGCATTCATTTGTCAGGG ATCTTCAGCGATATGCTGCTAATATGCACTAA